The nucleotide sequence CGGTGCCGTGGGCGCTGCTCCCGGCGCTGCGCGGGACCCCGGTCGCGGTCGCGCCGTCCGCCGTCACCTGGCTGCGCGCCGGCGCCGTGCCGGGGCCGCGGCGGCACCGGGTGGCACTGGTCGGCGGGCCGGGCCTGGACGCCAGCGCGGTCGAGCTGAAGCAGCTCGCTGCCCTCTACCCCGACGCGGTCATGCTCAGCGAGGGCGCCGCCACGGCCGCGGCGACGCTGGCCGCGCTGGACGGGGCGTGGACCGCTCATGTGGCCGCGCACGGCACGTTCCACAGCGAAAACCCGCTCTTCTCCGCGCTGTCGCTGGACGACGGGCCGCTGATGGTGCACGACCTGGGCCGGCTGCGCCGCGCGCCGCTGCGGCTGGTGCTCTCCAGCTGCGAGTCCGGCGTGGCCGGCACGGTCACCGCGGGCAACGTCGCCGCGCCCTCGTCCGGTGTCCCGGTGGTCGACGAGCTGCTCGGCATGGTCACCGCGCTCGTGCCGCTCGGCACCGCGAGCATCCTGGCCAGCGTCGTGCCGGTGCACGACGGCGCCACCGCGCCGCTGATGGTCGCCTTCCACGAGCGGCTGCGGGCCGGTGCGTCGTTCGCCGAGGCGCTGCTCGCGGTCCGCGCCAGCGGCGGCGACGACCCGGTCGCCACCGCCACCGCCCTGTCGTTTCTCGCCCTGGGCCGCTAGCGGAGCGATCACGCCGCGCCCTCGGCGCGCGTCACGGCACGAGCCACGCGGTCCGCACCAGCTGGCCGATCTCGGAGCGGTAGCGGAGCCGGATCGGCCCGGCCGGCACGCCGTCGGCGACGAAGCGGCCCAGCTCGTCCACGTCGATCTCGACCGCGCCGCCGTCGCCGAGCTCCACGCCGCACTCGGTGACCGCGCCGGTGAACTGGCCGATCAGCCGCAGCCCCTGCCCGGTCGGCTCCAGGTCGACGTCGACCTGCACGCCGCCGCCGTCGAAGGTGAGCAGGCGGCTCTCCGCCGCCCCCGGCCCCCGCACCGCCTCGAAGAGCAGGCCGGAGCCGGTGTCCGCCGAGTCGGCGATCAGCTCGGCTAGCTCGTGGTCGAGGTGGCGGGTGAGGATCGCGGCGCGGGCCGCCTCGATGACGCCGGGCGGCACCGGATCGACCTCGGCCGCGACCCGGCGCAGGGCCGCCATCAGGGCGTCGTCGTCGCGGTCGCTGGCGCTGACGGGTGTGGTGTTCATGGCGGCCGTCCTCACACGCTTCCGGCGGACGGGGCTTCGAAGGGATGCGCCCCGGTCAGCATGATCTTGCGAAGGTTGTCGAGGCAGCGGCGCCGCGTCGGGCCGATGCCGCCGACCGGCATGTCGAGCGCCGCGGAGACCTCCGCGTACGACGGTGCCGGGTCGGCCATGAGCATCCGCAGCAGCGACTGGCAGCGCGGGCCGAGCCCCTTGAACGCCCGCCACAGCGCCGCGTCCCGCTCCTGCCGCAGCAGCGCCTCGTCCAGCGCGGCGGTGTCGCCGGCCAGCTGGTCCCACCCCTCGGCCGCGACCACCACCCGCGCGCGGCGCCGCAGCACCGCCAGGCACTCGCGCCGCATCGTGGTGGCCAGCCAGGAGCCGACCCGCGCCGGGTCGCGCAGCCCGTCGAGCGCCTCGACCAGCCGCAGCCACGTGGTCTGCACCGCGTCGGCGGCGTCGGCCTCGCTGAGCCGCATGCCGCGGGCCACGGACCAGAGGAGGCTGACGTAACGGTCGGTCAGCGCCGTCCACGCGTCATTGTCGCCACCCCGCACCCGCTCCACGAGATCGCGCGCATCCGCCTCGGCCAATGGGTCCATCCCGTCCCCCGGATCGCCGGCCCCATTCTCGCGAACGGCCGACCGGCAAGTCCACGACGCGCCCCTGGACGGTGCTGATTGGACGGGATCGATTTTGGCATCACGCAGACATGAGCGGCCCGCGCGTCCCGGTGATACGACGTGTCCGGTGTGCGATAGTTCGCGCTTGTCTCTTTTATTCAAGACGCGACCGGTACGCGGCGGCCACGATGGGCCCGTGGAGACCTATCTGAGAAGGGCCGAGGAGTTTCTGGCCGGTACCGCGCGGCTCATCGACCGGCGCCGGTTCGACCTGGTGACCGGGCGGGGCGACGGCGCGGGTGTCCTCGCCGCGCTGGCCGGCTACCGCAACGCGGACGGCGGCTTCGGCTGGTCCGTCGAGCCGGACCTGCGCTCGCCGGAGAGCCAGCCGGCCGGTGCGCTGCACGCGTTCGAGGCGCTCGCCGAGGCGGGGACGGGCGGCGGCTTCGGCGGCCCGCTCTGCGACTGGCTCGACACGGTCACCTTCAGTGACGGCGGACTGCCGTTCGCGCTCCCCCTCACCGTGCCGGCCGGCTCCTCGTGGGTCTGGACCGACGCCGACACCACCGCGTCGTCACCGCACATGACGTGCGCGGTCGCCGCGTCCGCGCACTGGGTCGCCGCCGTCGACCCGGCGGTGCGCGAGCATCCGTGGCTGGCCCGGGCCACGGCGTACTGCCAGGAGCGGATCGCCGCGCTGACCGAG is from Phytohabitans houttuyneae and encodes:
- a CDS encoding RNA polymerase sigma factor, which translates into the protein MDPLAEADARDLVERVRGGDNDAWTALTDRYVSLLWSVARGMRLSEADAADAVQTTWLRLVEALDGLRDPARVGSWLATTMRRECLAVLRRRARVVVAAEGWDQLAGDTAALDEALLRQERDAALWRAFKGLGPRCQSLLRMLMADPAPSYAEVSAALDMPVGGIGPTRRRCLDNLRKIMLTGAHPFEAPSAGSV